A window from Dama dama isolate Ldn47 chromosome 11, ASM3311817v1, whole genome shotgun sequence encodes these proteins:
- the CDC42EP3 gene encoding cdc42 effector protein 3 — translation MPAKTPIYLKAANNKKGKKFKLRDILSPDMISPPLGDFRHTIHIGKEGQHDVFGDISFLQGNYELLPGNQEKAHMGQFPGHNEFFRANSTSDSMFTETPSPVLKNAISLPTIGGSQALMLPLLSPVTFSSKQESFGPGKVPRLSCEPVMEEKAPEKSSVLENRTAHQGDVSWGSSGSASQSSQGRDSHSSSLSEQYPDWAAEDMLDPPAPCELVKEKTKSEESLSDLTGSLLSLQLDLGPSFLDEVLNVMDKNK, via the coding sequence ATGCCAGCTAAAACCCCGATTTACCTGAAAGCTGCCAAtaacaagaaaggaaagaaatttaaactGAGGGACATCTTGTCTCCCGATATGATCAGTCCGCCCCTCGGAGACTTCCGCCACACCATTCACATCGGCAAGGAGGGCCAGCACGACGTCTTcggagacatttcctttctccaaggcaACTATGAGCTTCTGCCCGGAAACCAGGAGAAAGCGCACATGGGCCAGTTCCCTGGGCATAACGAGTTCTTCCGGGCCAACAGCACCTCCGACTCCATGTTCACGGAAACGCCCTCGCCGGTGCTCAAGAACGCCATCTCTCTGCCGACCATCGGAGGGTCCCAAGCCCTCATGTTGCCCTTGCTGTCCCCGGTGACATTCAGCTCCAAGCAGGAGTCCTTTGGGCCGGGAAAGGTGCCCCGGCTTAGCTGTGAGCCGGTCATGGAGGAGAAGGCTCCAGAGAAAAGCAGTGTGTTGGAGAACCGGACGGCCCACCAGGGTGACGTCTCGTGGGGGTCGAGCGGGTCCGCGTCCCAGTCCAGCCAGGGGAGGGACAGCCACTCTTCCAGCCTCTCGGAACAGTACCCCGACTGGGCGGCGGAGGACATGTTGGACCCTCCCGCCCCTTGCGAGCTTGTCAAGGAAAAGACTAAGTCGGAGGAGTCCCTCTCTGACCTCACCGGTTCCCTCCTGTCCCTGCAGCTTGATCTCGGGCCCTCCTTTCTGGATGAGGTGCTGAATGTCATGGATAAAAATAAGTAA